A window of Bombus terrestris chromosome 4, iyBomTerr1.2, whole genome shotgun sequence genomic DNA:
attcgtaataaaataattacaaattaaaaagctttccaaataaatttatttggttGACGACTATAGGTGACTATTGACTCtggaaaattatagaaaagaatataatatataacgaagTTAGACAACATTCAAACGTCAAAAAACTAGATTAAGTTCAATTTGAACTATACGATCTAGTTAACTGACCGATTACTGGCTTACTGACTGGTTCTGGTTTACTGACCACTAGCGGTTCAACAGCAAATGCACGTCCGACGTTTCAGGCGCAAATTCTCCGtggcgccggctctgtttcgaTTTACACTGTCGGGCGGGAGTATCTGTGCTTTTCGTATGCTCAGATAAAATTGATCCCTTTCTGTTACTATAGgataattaaattgaataagATCTTTtgttttcataatattaatactaaattatatttattttatctattacaACGGTTTTTAATTCAAATGTAAaatagtttaatatttttttaaagtatGATATCGTTCGAAACAGTCGCCTTTATGGAGTGGAACATTGCAAAATTTACAAACAAAACATgttctgcttctttttttttgaacTGCACAAACTCTGCATTGTCTTTGGGGTTTTAAACTTCGACCGCTGGTTACTATATTTATAAGTTTATGTTTTCCATAATTCGACAGTCTTCCGGGATGGTCTAATCTGGGTGCTCTCCTTGTGGGTTCAGAATTAGGTAGATTGTCATCTTGCTCTGTACAATTAGTTTCACCATCTTCTATCCATGAAACTGCGACTTTGTGCAAGAAATTTTTGTACGTAATATTTTTTCCGTTTAGGATTGTGTATACtctaaatgaattaaaaagtgcGCAGTTGATAAAAAACATTACAACCCGTTTAGtccatttttttgtttttctaaaAATGGAATAATATGCTAGATATTGGTCCGCGCGATCTACGCCcttcatatatttattataatctatGATTGAATTAGGCTTTTGTATTGGGACGTCTGATCTTTTACTTTTGCTTCTGGATTCCGTTAACTGTGCAGAATGTATAGTTGAGATCATATTGACGTTTCTTCTGCCATTATTCCATACTTCTAACAAAATTTGATGATTCCTACGAAATTCGTACTGACCTCTTGAAAGTTGTATTGTTTTGAGTGATCGAGGAAGACCTCTATTTTTTCGAATGGTTCCGCACACTCGCACTTTATTTTTCAAGAGAATTCTAGCCATTTTTACACTGTTATAGTAGTTATCTTGATAAATCTGGTGCCATATGTTCTTATACGGTTCAATAACCGCGGTATCTTCTAATTTTTTGCCATCAGCAGCATACACATCAAAGTTACATACGTATCCTGTGACAGCTTCAGACAGCATTCTCACAAGTATTccgtattttgtaatttttgcgggattatacgttttaatggaTAACCTACCTCTCCACGGAATTATAGACTCATCCAAAGATAATTGTTGACAGGGTTTATATACATCGTTAAATTTTCGCCTAAAATAATCAATAACAGGCTGGATTTTAGCAAGCCTATGTGATTCATGAGGAATGTTGTCATTGTTGCAAAAATGCCAGCTCTGCATTATTTGCACAAATCTGTTCCTACTCATTACTTGTGAGAAGAATGGAGTTTCTATACTTGGGTCAGTGGACCAATAATCGTAAAGAACGTCCTTTTTTATTTGTCCCATTAGAACTATTAGTCCTAAAAACTTCTTCATTTCCGGTACCGTTATATCTGTCCATTTTTTCGCTTTTgatggaattttatatttttccataacCTGATAATGATATCTGTTGGATTCCCTCACCAAGTGCTCGAAAAAGTCATTTCCAAAAAATAAATTGACATTGTCCGTCACACTTTCTGGGGAACTTGGCATAATTTTTATGCCGGGGCTACCTTCGAAAGGTTCCAAAATTATTGCTTCGTCGTTCGTCGACCATATATCATCGTTATTTTCAACGTTATTTGCATTGTCTTCGACATTACTTATCTCATCATCTTCTGAATCACTATATCTTGGTGGCAATACAGAACCTCGTTTCCGAATAATTGTATCACTGCCATCACTTTCGTCACCACTATTATTTCTTGAATAATTGTCAGGACAATCTGACAGATCATCTAAATAaaactctccaataccattcttttcgttcatcgcgaacggtaagtttttcgaattgatataaaactgtgggagcttacaaagcaacgcaactgacgcaactgagcaaggtaccttagtactaaataacaaattactgctcatataatgagaaagattgtttATCACCATAACAACCGATTAACTATAGGTAGGCTATAGGTTggtaagcgtcggcgacaaaaaACCGATTAATAGGTTATCGGTCAGTAAGCGTCGGCGGcaaaaaaccgattaatcggctatcggtcggtaaagtgttaaaaaataagaataaatatataaggaaataatatcaattttatcaaaaatgtaatttattaacatttaattaatttatgaaattgtttcaaatttcATGTTAAGGTTGCcttaaactaaattaaaatacggagtaaattaaaaatgatttattgatATTAAAGAAATCATAAATAAAACACGAGAAGTAATAAAGGTGccatatttcttttaaatatgaattttaataataaacttttttaaatagtcttttactatgaaaataaaatggataCTAAGTattcattttcttgaaaaatgatTCCATTCATGTTAAAGAaacaatattttgttatatctttaaataaaagtattatctttaaaaataaGATAGGTACATAATTTACAATGATGTCCTTAATGAATTATTTAGATGTGAATGTTTAAAGATCACTAAGATCTACAGCTTCAACTTGTGCACTAATATTTTCGTCATTTTGGCTATCTTCTTCAGTTTCTTCTTCAGTTGCTCTAGGAAAATCCAGCTTTGCCCATGACCCAGGTTCTGCTTTCTTTAATTTAATCTCTACTTTAGTAGGAAGCATATTGACACTGCTTTGTGT
This region includes:
- the LOC125385037 gene encoding piggyBac transposable element-derived protein 4-like, which produces MNGIIFQENEYLNGIGEFYLDDLSDCPDNYSRNNSGDESDGSDTIIRKRGSVLPPRYSDSEDDEISNVEDNANNVENNDDIWSTNDEAIILEPFEGSPGIKIMPSSPESVTDNVNLFFGNDFFEHLVRESNRYHYQVMEKYKIPSKAKKWTDITVPEMKKFLGLIVLMGQIKKDVLYDYWSTDPSIETPFFSQVMSRNRFVQIMQSWHFCNNDNIPHESHRLAKIQPVIDYFRRKFNDVYKPCQQLSLDESIIPWRGRLSIKTYNPAKITKYGILVRMLSEAVTGYVCNFDVYAADGKKLEDTAVIEPYKNIWHQIYQDNYYNSVKMARILLKNKVRVCGTIRKNRGLPRSLKTIQLSRGQYEFRRNHQILLEVWNNGRRNVNMISTIHSAQLTESRSKSKRSDVPIQKPNSIIDYNKYMKGVDRADQYLAYYSIFRKTKKWTKRVVMFFINCALFNSFRVYTILNGKNITYKNFLHKVAVSWIEDGETNCTEQDDNLPNSEPTRRAPRLDHPGRLSNYGKHKLINIVTSGRSLKPQRQCRSQ